aaataaagtttttgaaaaataaaaaaggcccaCTTTTCAGTCTCATAGTTTTCCTTGCAATACCTAAATATGAGCTGATAATTGCGGCATATTGCACAAATCACAATTCTGgatgagtgtgtatgtgtgtgtgtgagagagacagacagacaaatggAAAGACTTTAGCATGTACTTTACTGTAAAGCACTTGATTAGAAAGAACTTGTTTGCTACTCTAAGCAAGAATGTGGAGAAATAAGGCATTTGTTCTGCTTTGTCCTTTAGAGACAATGCATCTGTGTGAATGACTCTGCTTTGAATCAAACTCAGCACCTCACATGTGCTCTTaagttaatcaataaataaaaactcaggatttatttcttttGCTCCTTTGCTGAAATTTGCCATGTGAGCAACTGTAACCAGGTAGTTTAATTCCTAATCACTTTTAGCTGTACACCTATGCAGACATTACATTCTTACCACTGAAAAAACCTTAATATTTTCCATTCCTTGGGTCTTTACTGCTTTTGTAACTCCCATTCTCTAGCCCCAATCTAATAAAAGAGATTACTTATTCTTTAAACAGCTACAAAAAACTCCCAGCACCTAGCTTCCCCCACGTGATTCCTGCATCTTTCTGTTGCTGCACCCCACTTCCCTCGATACTAAGCCTGCTGAGACTAGGCTTTACTTGAAAGCAGAGTTTTCCCTCCTCTCCTATGTGCTTTGTGCTGCTCTGGCTGGCATCAAGTCCCTGTGCTTTTAGCTGTGCAGGGGACACATGGTCTGCTAAGAGCATGTGTAAGTGATACTGAGATCTTGTGATCACAGGAGGCTCAGGCTCCCGAAGGGCATCTGAGGCCTCTTTTCAGAGAAAGTCCATGGAGGAAAGGGCAATGTACGTATTTCCATGGAAAACCTCTCCTGCTGCTCTCCTGATATGGTAGTTCAATTGCACAGAAGCCAAAAAATATCTCCTATTCTGGAAAGCACCCAAATTCTGCTCAGCAAAGTTAAGCATAACGAATGTGACAATATGCTCAAAGTGAATAGGCTGACTAAATTTATATTGAAGTTAAGTGTCTTTAAAAGTCTAGCACTGTTTAAATAATTAAGTACCTTAACAATGAAAATAATGGGGGCATAAAAGCTGATGGAATTTCACTTTTTAAGGGCCGTCAAATCACATATATCTTCAAAAtctcaaaataaagtaaatgtcaAAATGAGTAAATGAGGAAGCAATGATGTGATTTCGTAAAATAAAGCTATGTCTTATATGAACTTATGAGACAAACAGGAATTAGTGATATAACACacatcacagagagaagaaaatatcaaCTTAAGAATTAAtactgggccctgagagatagcacagcggcgtttgccttgcaagcagctgatccaggaccaaaggtggttggttcaaatcccggtgtcccatatggtcctcccgtgcctgccaggagctatttctgagcagacagccaggagtaacccctgagcaccgccgggtgtggcccctccccaaaaaaagaattaatactgAAGGCTCAAGATCAAGTATAGAggttaaggggcttgccttgcatactgccaatcctggtttgatcctctgtacTGTCTGGTTTCCCATACATTGCCAGGATATACCCCTGAACATGGATCTGGAAATAGACACCCCAATAATGAAGGATAAAAACCCAGCAAaggcaaagaaaacaaattaatccCCCAATTACTGCTGGGATACTTGAAAAGAGTATAAAAGATTGAAATAAATAGCAATTAAAGAACAatatgggggctagagagatagtacagtcattAAGCACTTGCTTTCATGACACTGATTTCTGTTCCATTCTTGGCACCAtatactctgagcacagagccagaagtagctcccaCCACCCTCCAAATAAGAGCTAATTGTAAAactggtacacacacacacacacacacacacacacacacacacacacacacacacacacacacacgagaaaaatccaaaaacaaacaaacaaagctaacATCAAGAGACTCTGTTACTCCATTGTTCTGAATATCAATTGTTGAAAATGGAGCAGTTCTAAAAGGACTTTTAGAACATTCAAGTGATCCATTAATTTTGCATAAAATGAAAGgggaggggccagcgaggtggcgctagaggtaaggtgtctgccttgcaagcgctagccaaggaaagaaccatggttcgatcccccggtgtcccatatagtcctcccaagccaggggcaatctctgagcgcgtagccaggagtaacccctgagcatcaaacaggtgtggcctgaaaacccaaaaaaaaaaaaaaagaaaagggaaaaacttACAGGGAGAAATGAACTTGTGTAGCACATACACCACTCTATCAGTcttcataataaaaaagaagtatctCTAAtgtatagttattttaaaaaatgtgcactAATATTTGGTTTATATGACCCATGTGAATCTATGAGCAATGCCATGATGaataaaatcaaacaagtaagggccagagtgatagaacagtgggtagggcatttgccttgcatgaggctgagcaGAGCTTGATCCCTAAGATCTGCCagaagtgaagagccaggagtagcccttcagaactgccaggtttggccccccactaaaaataaaactgaacaagTGATAAATATAAACAGCTGGCATCTAGATTTCAAGTGTTTGGTGTATAAATTCTTAAATGGTCCTTTTGAATGTCCTCAAATGTCTTGACCTTCTGCCTGCTCTAACCTCCATTGACTGTGCAATTTTCAGACGCTCACCTGGGTTCAAGTTTAAGTTCAAGTTTAATCCAGCCTCAGACAAATGCTACCCTTCATGATCCTGGCACTGGAACAGTGACCTCTGCTCTACTGAAGTCTCCAGACCCAGAGTGACACACAACAGCAGCTCAATGAACATCAACTAGGATATCTACATTCACCAGCAAACTagtgctaaaaaaataaaatgaatgtatgtACCTGCCTTGTCAAATGTACAAACGAGTATTAACACACATGGGGAGATTAGAGATAAAAGATTAAAAGTAATAGTAATTATTCTAGTGGAATAAGTAGCTGTATTTAAAGAATTGTATCTTTATATGAATTGTCTTTTAAAAACTTAAGGAAAATAAGctcatatgtatgtacatatgcatatacataataaaagaagcatacatatgtatatatcaaaTCAATTGCAATCAGTTTCTTAGGATTAGAGTGTGGTTGTTCCCACATACCTAGCAAAAGCCAATACAAGTAAGGGCTCCACCTTCTCTTACTTCACAGCCCAACCACCCACTacaagaggagagagaaggcaaAGAGCGCTGGTCCTCAAAGCCGTCAGCTGCCGGAGAGTTTTGCCCAGAATAGCCACTGAGATTTCGTTGAGAACAGAGTTTCACATGAAGCCCTTAAATGTTTGATAAAAGGGTGGCCTTATAAGGTCCTGGTTGGAGCCATCAGACTGGAGTCCTGGGTGTGACTGGCTGATGACCCAGCAGAGAAGCAGTATAGATACACACATTGCGAAAACCTGTGTTCAGCCTAGGACCCCTTTCCCACCCACCACTGTAGGTTCTTTCCAGGCGGCAGAGAGCCAGACCCATAAATACTTGACAACCAGAATAAATGATTGAATGACTGAACGTGAAGGAAAAAAGAGATTCAGCAGGTTTCCGGCTTATATGAATCAATCACAGCATCGAGGAACATTGATATTTCTTCGGCATTGGTTTCATTCATCTGCAAAAAATACACACAGCTCGTAAGAGGACCCAAAATCGAGGCAGGCCGTCCTGGGAAGAAttgaagacaaaaacaaacaaacaaacaaacacaaaaaaatctcaGCTTGCATCCCAAGGCCAGGAGCGGCTGGCCGGTGCAGGTCCGGGATGCAAGGGTGCAGCTGGAGGCACACAGTCGCTGGTGTCCCCAGTTCGGGCTCAGCCTAAGGCCTGTGAGCTATAAATACAGCGGCCCACTTGCTGCAGAGACACGGTGTTCCTTTCCCTCCGCTCGCCGGGGGCCAGATAACATGAATTTGCCCTTTAAACGTCCCAAGCCGCAGGCACAGCCCGGAGCCCACCCCTGCGTCGCGAAAGCGCCTTGCCCCCTTTGCCCTCTGCAGAGGAGGGCGCCGGCGAGGGGGGCGTCGGAGCACCTGCCCAGCCAATGCGCAAGGCGCGTCGGGCCCCCGGGGTCCCTCCCCTTCTCGCGAGAGGCTGGGCAGGCAATATAAAGGGGGGCTGCGGGGCGAGGCGAGCGGCCCCGACACGTCGCGCGGGGACGGAGACGGGGTGGCGGTGCCAGGCCGGGCGGAGGCGAGAAcaagagcgagagcgagagcgcGGCTCCTGTCATCAGCATCATCATGGGTGATCAAGCCTTGAGCTTCGTGAAGGATTTCCTGGCCGGTGGCATCGCCGCTGCCGTCTCCAAGACTGCGGTCGCCCCCATCGAGAGGGTCAAGTTGCTGCTGCAGGTAAGGAGGCGCAGAGGCGCGCGAGGTGCCCACCCGGCGGGCAGCGGTGTTGGGGGAAGCTGCAGAAAGCCTACACTAGGCCCCAGGCCCCTGGCCTACCGCAGAGGGGGAAGGTGCCCTTTGCGTAGACGCAGGTCCCGAGTCAGGAGCGCATTCCTGGTGTCGGGTGGCACCGGGTGTTCGGTGTCTATATATGGAAACCCACCCCGGGGTGGGTACGTGCCAGCAAAACCCTAGTCCCGAGATGGTGCTGGCATGGCACTTAGATCTCCTAGGTCGCACTCACCTTTTGCTTTTTCGGTGTCCCTTCCCCCCTCTCGTATCCGCACCCCCATTTTCTACAATAGCATCATGCAGTGATTACGCGAGCGCGCCCGTGCGTGCACTCTGTGGTTGATgtctcttcattcattcattcattcatttttctataaCCCGTGAGAGActattatttcttccatttttcgaGCCAAGAGACTGATTTTTGAGAAATTgcagataatattttttttctaggaatAAATGCTGGATGCTGAATTTGCAGttctctcctttaccccccaatAGTCTCTGAATGACATGTCATCCTCCCATCTCTGCTGTTTGTCTTCGTTGTCCCCAAGGCCAGGATGTCTCAGCGAGGCGTTGGGCCCCTTTCCTGTTTGGAGGTCAAAATCAGTAACAGCACCCAACCCGCCCCCAACACTTTCACATGTAAATGTTCAGACTCTAATGTCTTGTGGATTTActgagggccgtttgtggccctctacattttgtggccctaccctagaggaatcttgttttgttttgttttagttgtttgggtcacacacacccaatgttcaaggcttactactgactttgcactcaaggatcaccccgactttgcctcctgtggcccccaggtaaattgagtttgagacctcccTTCTCTTTGAGGTCTAGGgagcatagaggtaggagttTTTGCTCTTGCCCAATCAAGTCTGTTAAATCTGAGGTGCCCTCTGGGAAAAGGATCTTTAATTATTTCTATCTCCCAGATGCCCCTTATATGGCACTTGACACCTAGGAGAAAAACAGtgtatatttttacataattaagtttcccccctccatttttttttaaatgaggggcACACttatttgtgctcagggcttattcctggtcctGCTCtcaggatcactcatggtggtgcagGGGAACCACAGgtggtgcctgggatggaaccccagctggctgtgtgcagggcaagtgccctacccactgtaccatctctctggcctccctatCTCTTACCTTTCTGAGGTAGAAAGTCTTTTCTTAGTTGCCCTAATAACTGAGGCAAAATTGGAAAATTTCCCCCTCCATCATCCAAGTAGCTAACATGTTACATTTCTTAACCATTAGATTTCCCCAGTtggttttaaaaaaggaaatcaatagACGTGGAAGCTTCCCCTTGACTCCCTTCCTCAGTCCCATGTGCCCCCCTCAACCCATACAGGTTCAGCATGCCAGCAAACAGATCAGTGCTGAGAAGCAGTACAAGGGCATCATTGATTGCGTGGTGAGAATCCCCAAGGAGCAGGGCTTTGTCTCCTTCTGGAGGGGCAACATGGCCAATGTGATTCGCTACTTCCCCACCCAAGCTCTCAACTTCGCCTTCAAGGACAAGTACAAGCAGATCTTCCTGGGGGGCGTGGACCGCCATAAGCAGTTCTGGCGCTACTTTGCTGGTAACCTGGCATCCGGTGGGGCAGCTGGGGCCACTTCCCTCTGCTTTGTCTACCCGCTGGACTTTGCCAGGACCCGGCTGGCTGCTGATGTTGGCAAGGGTTCTTCCCAGCGCGAGTTCAGTGGTCTGGGCGACTGTCTCAGCAAGATCTTCAAGTCTGATGGCCTGAAGGGTCTCTACCAGGGCTTCAGTGTATCTGTCCAGGGCATCATTATCTACAGAGCTGCCTATTTCGGAGTCTATGATACTGCCAAAGGTGAGTGGAGTGTTAGGAAGGTCCTGGATGGAGGAAGGAGTGTTGCCCTTGGGTTCCTGAACTAAAAACAGGCTTTTGAATGAGGAGTTGGTATGGAGACTCTTTGTCACCTACAGCTGTCATCTCCGGCCTTGACTTATCCAGAGGGAAAAGGTGGAGCTTAACTCCCATGTGATCCCTTTATTGCTGCCACGTCACCCTGATCTGGGTATGGAACTGGAAATCTGGTTTCCCTGAATTTCTGTTGATTACCCGAGTATTTGTGAGGGCACACCAGAGGCCAGATGTTACCTGTTTTAGAGCTTATCTGCCCTCAGCTGCTGAGAGAAAATGTCTCTCAATCCTTCTTGGCTCTGCCCACAGGGATGTTGCCTGACCCCAAGAATGTGCATATTATTGTGAGCTGGATGATTGCCCAGAGTGTGACTGCCGTCGCAGGGCTGGTGTCCTACCCCTTTGACACGGTTCGTCGTAGGATGATGATGCAGTCCGGACGGAAAGGAGGTAAGACCTACTGAATTTCAACATTATATTTCTGCTAAAGAACATACTCTTTGGCTCTCAATATCTCATCATTCTATGTTGGGGAAGATGATATGTTGATTGCCTCAATCATGTTTTGAAAGATCACAATAGAGTATTTAGACTTGAACTTAGATTGTCCAGCACTATGGGGGTTTTCCCCTTTCCTCTTGAGTCTAGTAGGGCAAATAATTTTGAATCATGGGAAAATCATTAAAtctgcagttctatttacaaataATTCTTGCTTCActtaccccccccttttttttacaaGTGTTAAAGTGGGGTTAGTTTGGTAGGGAAGACCTCATGATCTCTCttgccataaaaatattttgcctcCTATATATTGGAACACAATAAAATTGCCATTTTTTTAAACTCAAAAAACCAGTTGCTAAATTTTGTATTCTTCAGTGTAATAGTTTTATTATCTTGGGCACTCAAGTCTGAAAGTAGGCCCTTTTTTAACCTGTTACAAAGGAGGCTTGGTACTGCTCCCTTCCTGTGTAAAAATTGGACAGTCTTGAGCTAGCCTGTTAATTGCCCCAGTTTCTCACTGGATTTTTGAGTTAACAAGAATGACAAAGGGACTACTagagagatatcatgaaggtatggcattggtcttgcatgcaggacggtggttcaaatcccagcatcccatatggtaccccgagcctgcaggagtgatttctgagagtagagccaggagtaactcctgagcgctgctggggtgacccaaaaacaaaacaaaacaaaaaaaaaatgacaaaaagctTGCCTGAGTTAAGCAAGGAAGGGACTAGTTAAATGTTATGTGACCTAAGGCTCAGCCTTTTATAATACTGGAAACATCATGTGCATCTGTAGATGTCTTTCTGTGGGGTCTCTTTCTCTCCTGAATTGCAGTCcttaacaacttttttttttcaacagcgGATATTATGTACACTGGAACACTGGACTGCTGGAGGAAGATTGCAAAGGATGAAGGTGCCAATGCTTTCTTCAAGGGAGCCTGGTCCAATGTACTGAGAGGCATGGGTGGTGCTTTTGTATTGGTATTGTATGATGAGATTAAAAAATATGTCTAATCTGTAATTAAAACTCGTTTATTGGTTCCAGATCCATGGTGTGGTTTAATACTTTTCCTAGAAGTAGAGAGATCTGGTATGAAACCAGACTGAAAGAAATCTCAGAAAATAGACTACAAAATCTTAACATTGAGCGTTCATTAAACCACAaacatattttctatttactttacACTTGAATCCCAAAACAAATATGAAACTTTTCATTAACTGAAAAACTGATAACTGAATACGAAATAAGTAAGTCACCAGACAAGGCAATTCTCTCACTTATTTCTTAGACACTGCTAGATTCAAAATTTAGATCACAAATTTCTGTTTCTAGCCTGACCTATTTATAAATTTGGGACAAAGTTTCTGCAGATTAGTATCACACTAAGTTCCTACAATGTTGTAACATTCTGGTTTCAAACTCTTtctcattcctttctctcttctctccctctccctcccttaaGTGTTTCTAGACATGCCCAATTAGGAAGTGCTTGGTTTTTGTGCCTTAAGAGAACTGTGATAGAATTTTATGACAAGTTGACAATATTTGCAAGAAATCTTAGTGAGTTATTATTTAATGCTATTTAAACTGTCTGTAAGATACTAAAAGGAGCCCATTCTAAAGGTAAAATGGGTAGGGAGGAACAAGTGGCATAGATAGCGATATGTAACATGATAAATTGAATAGAACTACAAGAAGGGAGAAGGCAATGGGGAAAGTAAACCTTGAAAAAAATACCCACCTTCTTTTAGATGTAAGGGAATAGAAAGCATTGGAACAGTCAGTTTGAATTTGACTCATACCTTTGTGAGCAAAAACTATTTCATTAAATTCAATTTGGCAGTTAAGCACTTTTGGTCCAGAGCTGAAGTCACAAAGACCTCATTTGTTGAGACTGATAGTAAGACTCTGCAGTCTTTTTCCAGACAAATAAAAAGTGATACACTGCCTTTGTACCCCATTCTTAACACTCTGTCTAAAGCTTTTCCTGCCTTAATTAAAAACTGCTCCTTTCTGCCATAATTCACtaaaaatatggaatatgctTTACCATATTCAGGGTTACAGATACTTTAGTCAAGCAGATCTCGCTCCCatggaaaaggtaaaaaaaaaaaaaaaagcacagaaaagaACATCTTCAATATCGTTTCAAGGCCAGGCAACGAGATGTGTTAGAGAAATCCAGAAATTCAAATATTTGTGTATAAGTTTTCATGCTGCTTTCTACCCTAAGTTACTGATAATgaaggataaagaaaaagatgGCCAAGAAAGGGCCAAGAAAGTACTCCCAAGAAAGGGAATACTTTAGTGGATTCAAAAATAA
The Suncus etruscus isolate mSunEtr1 chromosome 4, mSunEtr1.pri.cur, whole genome shotgun sequence genome window above contains:
- the SLC25A4 gene encoding ADP/ATP translocase 1; this translates as MGDQALSFVKDFLAGGIAAAVSKTAVAPIERVKLLLQVQHASKQISAEKQYKGIIDCVVRIPKEQGFVSFWRGNMANVIRYFPTQALNFAFKDKYKQIFLGGVDRHKQFWRYFAGNLASGGAAGATSLCFVYPLDFARTRLAADVGKGSSQREFSGLGDCLSKIFKSDGLKGLYQGFSVSVQGIIIYRAAYFGVYDTAKGMLPDPKNVHIIVSWMIAQSVTAVAGLVSYPFDTVRRRMMMQSGRKGADIMYTGTLDCWRKIAKDEGANAFFKGAWSNVLRGMGGAFVLVLYDEIKKYV